The Pseudomonas asiatica genome has a segment encoding these proteins:
- a CDS encoding ribonuclease E inhibitor RraB — MSSQNDDISSNVLRQMKAGGFDFTQIHPIEFYAIFPDEAGARRAAGQFRGESLNAQVKELGDGAWHLELSKVMYATHGGIGDFEEAFEQLVTPYGGEVEGWGVKQERPIA; from the coding sequence ATGAGCAGCCAGAACGACGATATCAGCAGCAACGTCCTGCGCCAGATGAAGGCAGGCGGTTTCGACTTCACCCAGATCCACCCCATCGAGTTCTACGCCATATTCCCCGACGAAGCAGGGGCCCGCCGCGCGGCCGGGCAGTTTCGCGGTGAATCGCTGAATGCCCAGGTCAAGGAGCTGGGCGACGGTGCCTGGCATCTGGAGCTGAGCAAGGTCATGTATGCCACCCATGGCGGGATTGGCGACTTCGAAGAGGCCTTCGAGCAGCTGGTGACACCTTATGGCGGTGAGGTGGAAGGGTGGGGGGTCAAGCAGGAACGGCCCATAGCCTGA
- a CDS encoding c-type cytochrome: MRHCLALLVLLLSLPLSAAQLHLELGATTRQWSSAELLDHPQARDISIDQDVSYKQPMHYRAVPLAALLDGVSASDHLQAVALDGFAAEMPAAPLLQHGPAQAWLAVEEPGRPWPPLGQGKPSAGPFYLVWTAPQASGIRPEQWPFQISTIRKLASVEARFPALLPDPKLSADSPVRRGFALFQQNCLACHRLNGAGDAQVGPDLNVPHNPTEYFRPEYLRQLIRDPQSLRQWPQAKMPGFAESVLSETELDELLAYLRHMAGRRP; the protein is encoded by the coding sequence ATGCGCCACTGCCTTGCACTGTTAGTGTTGCTTCTGAGCCTGCCGCTGTCGGCGGCGCAACTGCACCTTGAACTGGGCGCCACGACGCGCCAGTGGAGCAGTGCCGAACTGCTCGACCACCCGCAGGCCCGGGACATCAGCATCGACCAGGACGTTTCCTACAAGCAGCCCATGCATTATCGGGCGGTGCCGCTGGCCGCGCTGCTGGATGGCGTGAGCGCCAGCGACCACCTGCAGGCGGTGGCGCTGGATGGTTTTGCCGCCGAAATGCCGGCGGCGCCACTGTTGCAGCACGGGCCGGCACAGGCCTGGCTGGCGGTGGAGGAGCCGGGCCGGCCGTGGCCACCACTGGGCCAGGGCAAGCCGAGTGCCGGGCCGTTCTACCTGGTGTGGACTGCACCGCAGGCAAGCGGCATCCGCCCGGAGCAGTGGCCGTTCCAGATTTCCACGATTCGCAAGCTGGCTTCTGTCGAGGCGCGTTTTCCGGCGCTGCTGCCCGACCCGAAGCTGTCGGCCGACAGCCCTGTGCGCCGGGGCTTTGCCTTGTTCCAGCAGAACTGCCTGGCGTGTCATAGGCTGAATGGCGCGGGGGATGCGCAGGTGGGGCCGGACCTGAATGTGCCGCATAACCCGACCGAGTATTTTCGGCCGGAATATCTACGCCAGCTGATTCGTGACCCGCAGAGCCTGCGGCAGTGGCCGCAGGCGAAGATGCCGGGGTTTGCAGAAAGTGTCTTGAGTGAAACGGAGCTGGATGAATTGCTGGCCTATTTGAGGCATATGGCTGGGCGCAGGCCTTGA
- a CDS encoding amidotransferase produces MSLRICILETDVLRPELTAQYQGYGRMFEQLFSRQPIAAEFRVYNVMNGDYPADNEVFDAYLVTGSKADSFGTDPWIQTLKAYLLKLYERGEKLLGVCFGHQLLALTLGGKAERAEQGWGVGIHRYSLAAHAPWMDPEVSELTLLISHQDQVTELPEGATVIASSDFCPNAAYHIRDQVLCFQGHPEFVHDYSRALLDARQQYLGDEVYHKAVASLATEHQGDLVGEWMLRFIQQPVSKDTAA; encoded by the coding sequence ATGTCGTTACGCATCTGCATCCTTGAAACCGATGTCCTGCGACCGGAGTTGACCGCGCAGTACCAGGGCTACGGCAGGATGTTCGAGCAGCTCTTCTCGCGTCAGCCGATCGCCGCCGAATTTCGTGTGTACAACGTGATGAATGGCGATTACCCCGCCGACAACGAAGTGTTCGATGCCTACCTGGTGACGGGCAGCAAGGCCGACTCGTTTGGTACCGACCCGTGGATCCAGACCCTCAAGGCCTACCTGCTGAAGCTGTACGAGCGTGGCGAGAAGCTGCTGGGTGTGTGTTTCGGCCACCAGTTGCTGGCGTTGACCCTGGGTGGCAAGGCCGAGCGTGCCGAGCAGGGCTGGGGCGTGGGTATCCACCGCTATTCGCTGGCGGCCCATGCGCCGTGGATGGACCCGGAGGTGTCGGAGCTGACCTTGCTGATCAGCCACCAGGACCAGGTGACCGAGCTGCCGGAAGGCGCCACGGTGATCGCCTCCAGCGATTTCTGCCCGAACGCTGCGTACCACATTCGTGACCAGGTGCTGTGCTTCCAGGGGCACCCGGAGTTCGTGCACGACTACTCCCGCGCACTGCTCGATGCGCGCCAGCAGTATCTGGGTGATGAGGTGTACCACAAGGCCGTGGCCAGCCTGGCCACCGAGCACCAGGGCGACCTGGTGGGGGAGTGGATGTTGCGGTTTATCCAGCAGCCGGTGAGCAAAGATACCGCAGCGTGA
- a CDS encoding magnesium and cobalt transport protein CorA produces the protein MGRVVASAVYSAGRKVTNISIDEGSEWARKPGHFVWIGLEEPNAEELANLQCQFNLHELAIEDALEKHSRPKLETFGDALFIVTYSPVRHEGKLEFIETHIFAGNGYIITCRNGHSKSYALVRQRCEARPLLLEHGEDFVLYALLDFVTENYQPVSEAIHGEIEELEQSVLGGSLQEDDIRRLHSLRRDILRLRRYVAPMVEVSEELQRLSFPFIDKNMRPYFRDVQIHVTRQMEDLAGIRDIASQTIEIGMLLESSRQSIVQRKFAAWAAILAFPTAIAGVYGMNFQNMPELGWHYGYFGVLGVIGLGCTALYASFKKSGWL, from the coding sequence ATGGGTCGAGTCGTGGCATCGGCGGTGTACAGCGCCGGCAGAAAGGTCACCAACATCAGCATCGATGAAGGCAGCGAGTGGGCGCGCAAGCCGGGGCACTTTGTATGGATCGGCCTGGAAGAGCCCAACGCAGAGGAGCTGGCCAACCTGCAGTGCCAGTTCAACCTGCACGAACTGGCCATCGAAGACGCCCTGGAAAAGCACAGCCGGCCCAAGCTGGAAACCTTTGGCGACGCCCTGTTCATCGTCACCTACTCGCCGGTGCGCCACGAAGGCAAGCTGGAGTTCATCGAAACCCACATCTTCGCCGGCAACGGCTACATCATCACCTGCCGCAACGGCCACTCGAAATCCTATGCCCTGGTGCGCCAGCGCTGCGAGGCGCGGCCGTTGCTGCTGGAGCACGGCGAAGACTTCGTGCTGTACGCCCTGCTCGACTTTGTCACCGAGAACTACCAGCCGGTCAGCGAGGCCATTCACGGCGAGATCGAAGAGCTGGAGCAGAGCGTGCTTGGCGGTTCGCTGCAAGAGGACGATATCCGCCGCTTGCACAGCCTGCGCCGCGACATCCTGCGCCTGCGCCGCTACGTGGCACCGATGGTGGAAGTGAGCGAGGAACTGCAGCGCCTGAGCTTCCCGTTCATCGACAAGAACATGCGCCCGTACTTCCGTGATGTGCAGATCCACGTGACGCGGCAGATGGAGGACCTGGCAGGCATCCGCGACATCGCCAGCCAGACCATCGAGATCGGCATGCTGCTGGAGTCGTCACGGCAGAGCATCGTGCAGCGCAAGTTTGCAGCCTGGGCGGCGATCCTGGCGTTCCCCACGGCAATTGCCGGGGTTTACGGGATGAACTTCCAGAACATGCCGGAGCTGGGGTGGCACTATGGGTACTTCGGGGTGCTGGGGGTGATCGGCCTGGGCTGTACCGCGTTGTATGCCAGCTTCAAGAAGTCTGGCTGGCTCTGA
- a CDS encoding lysophospholipid acyltransferase family protein, with protein MLYSLRMFLLALHFLVVGTLGLVIGLCRPFNPDNSRLFARLYSLPATWLMRIRVKAEVGPLWDQPPGCVIVANHQSNFDLFVLGQVVPQRTVAIGKKSLGWIPLFGQLFWLGGNVLVDRKNAYQARKAMQKTTRVLQDDTSIWIFPEGTRNPGEHLLAFKKGAFHMAIEAGVPIVPVCVSRYAGRLSLNSWRQRTVIVRSLPPIATAGMTLQDLPALIEQCRGQMQQCIDRMEGELAKR; from the coding sequence ATGCTTTATTCATTGCGCATGTTCCTGCTGGCGCTGCATTTCCTTGTGGTTGGTACCCTGGGCCTGGTCATTGGCCTGTGCCGTCCCTTCAACCCCGACAACAGCCGCCTTTTCGCCCGCCTCTACAGCCTGCCGGCCACCTGGCTGATGCGCATCAGGGTCAAGGCAGAAGTCGGTCCGCTGTGGGATCAGCCGCCAGGCTGCGTGATCGTCGCCAACCACCAGTCCAACTTCGACCTGTTCGTGCTAGGCCAGGTGGTACCGCAGCGCACCGTCGCCATCGGCAAGAAAAGCCTGGGCTGGATCCCGCTGTTCGGCCAGCTGTTCTGGCTGGGTGGCAACGTGCTGGTCGACCGCAAGAACGCCTACCAGGCACGCAAGGCCATGCAGAAGACCACCCGGGTGCTGCAGGACGATACCTCGATCTGGATTTTCCCCGAAGGCACGCGCAATCCCGGCGAGCACCTGCTGGCCTTCAAGAAAGGCGCGTTTCACATGGCCATCGAGGCCGGTGTGCCGATCGTGCCGGTATGCGTCAGCCGCTATGCCGGGCGCCTGAGCCTGAACAGCTGGCGCCAGCGCACGGTGATCGTGCGCTCGCTGCCACCGATCGCCACGGCGGGCATGACCCTGCAGGACCTGCCGGCGCTGATCGAACAGTGCCGCGGGCAGATGCAGCAATGCATCGACCGCATGGAAGGGGAACTGGCCAAGCGCTAG